The following proteins come from a genomic window of Nocardiopsis sp. YSL2:
- a CDS encoding NADP-dependent oxidoreductase, with translation MTEQQMRIVQQQTLGGPEVLEVAQVPVPDLGATRILVRVHAAGVNPVDWKLRQHGYWLTPPFSQGFDVSGVVVAVSQGSSRFSVGDEVYGMPNYPDVPDAYADYVAAPARRFARKPAALDHVHASALPLASLTAWQALVDTAGVEAGQRVLVHAAAGGVGHLAVQIAKARGAHVIGTASAAKHAMLRELGADELVDYTSVDFAQTVSDVDVVLDGIGGDYLERSLSVLRPDGLYIGVSNPLDEEMIVQAATAAGVRGATVCIEPDHTQLEEVTALVEAGKLRPVVSETFPLEEAAKAHEHSQTGRTMGKVVLTVA, from the coding sequence ATGACAGAGCAGCAGATGCGTATCGTTCAGCAGCAGACACTGGGTGGACCCGAGGTCCTGGAAGTCGCCCAGGTCCCCGTGCCCGATCTGGGCGCCACCCGAATCCTGGTCCGCGTGCACGCGGCCGGGGTCAACCCGGTCGACTGGAAGCTCCGGCAGCACGGGTACTGGCTCACGCCCCCCTTCTCCCAGGGATTCGACGTCTCGGGGGTGGTCGTGGCCGTCTCCCAGGGGTCGAGCCGGTTCTCGGTCGGCGACGAGGTCTACGGAATGCCCAACTACCCGGACGTGCCCGACGCCTACGCCGACTACGTGGCCGCTCCGGCCCGGCGCTTCGCACGCAAGCCCGCCGCCCTCGACCACGTCCACGCCTCCGCCCTGCCGTTGGCCTCGCTCACCGCGTGGCAGGCGCTGGTCGACACCGCCGGGGTGGAGGCCGGCCAGCGCGTCCTGGTGCACGCCGCGGCGGGCGGAGTGGGCCACCTGGCCGTGCAGATCGCCAAGGCCAGGGGCGCCCACGTCATCGGCACGGCCAGCGCCGCCAAGCACGCGATGCTGCGGGAGCTGGGCGCCGACGAGCTGGTGGACTACACCTCCGTCGACTTCGCGCAGACGGTCAGCGACGTCGACGTGGTGCTCGACGGTATCGGCGGTGACTACCTGGAGCGGTCGCTGAGCGTGCTCCGGCCGGACGGGCTGTACATCGGTGTGTCCAATCCCCTCGACGAGGAGATGATCGTCCAGGCGGCCACCGCGGCGGGCGTTCGCGGTGCCACCGTCTGCATCGAGCCCGACCACACCCAGCTGGAGGAGGTGACCGCCCTCGTGGAGGCGGGGAAGCTGCGCCCGGTCGTGAGCGAGACCTTCCCCTTGGAGGAGGCCGCCAAGGCACACGAGCACAGCCAGACCGGCCGCACCATGGGCAAGGTCGTCCTCACCGTGGCCTGA
- a CDS encoding helix-turn-helix domain-containing protein, whose protein sequence is MPLDGTPDPHEIEVPFGTRLKLNRTRRGMTREVLGGLVGRSASWVKALENGRLGTPKLPILLRLAEALRIHDLSELTGEQSVAVELFTGPGHAHLPAVRAAINAFPMVTSRPAPPIAHLQARLSRAWSARHSAPNHREVLGGLLPGLIEDAQLAVHQADDEPTRRTAQAVLSEVYALAQFFIAYQPAQSLLWRVCERSVVAAQESGDPHALGVSAWLMAQAHRDAGDWDAADVVTTNTTRQLSGNLADATDDVLAIWGALQFEAGYTAARRGETGNAWRHWDTAQQVADRLPGSYYHPVTSFSQAIMGAHAVTVAVELRNGGESVRQAARTASDVIPSRPRRARHQIERARAFHLDAQPGEALRVLAEAHEAAPETIRYNGYARRMILEELDSRQRERREQANTLADKIGILA, encoded by the coding sequence ATGCCCCTCGACGGCACTCCGGACCCGCACGAAATCGAGGTCCCCTTCGGCACACGGCTCAAGCTCAACCGCACCAGACGAGGCATGACCCGCGAGGTTCTGGGTGGCCTGGTCGGCCGGTCCGCGTCGTGGGTGAAGGCGCTGGAGAACGGGCGGTTGGGAACCCCCAAGCTACCCATCCTGCTCAGGCTTGCGGAAGCCCTGCGTATCCACGACCTCTCGGAACTGACAGGTGAGCAGTCCGTCGCGGTCGAGCTGTTCACCGGCCCAGGGCACGCTCACCTTCCCGCCGTGCGAGCGGCGATCAACGCCTTCCCCATGGTCACCTCGCGTCCCGCTCCGCCAATCGCCCACCTGCAAGCACGCCTGTCTCGGGCGTGGAGCGCACGGCACTCCGCGCCCAACCACCGTGAAGTGCTAGGCGGACTGCTTCCCGGGCTCATCGAAGACGCACAACTCGCCGTCCACCAAGCGGATGACGAACCGACACGGCGCACGGCTCAGGCAGTGCTGTCCGAGGTGTACGCACTCGCGCAGTTCTTCATCGCCTACCAGCCCGCTCAGAGCCTCCTGTGGCGTGTGTGCGAGCGAAGTGTGGTCGCTGCCCAGGAATCGGGCGACCCGCACGCGTTGGGCGTCTCCGCCTGGCTCATGGCCCAAGCTCACCGGGACGCCGGCGACTGGGATGCGGCCGACGTGGTCACCACGAACACCACACGGCAGTTGAGCGGCAACCTCGCGGACGCCACGGATGACGTTCTCGCCATCTGGGGTGCCCTGCAGTTCGAAGCCGGATACACCGCCGCACGGCGCGGTGAGACCGGCAACGCATGGCGACACTGGGACACCGCGCAACAGGTCGCTGACCGGCTCCCCGGCTCCTACTACCACCCGGTGACGTCGTTCTCCCAGGCGATCATGGGTGCCCACGCTGTCACCGTGGCCGTCGAACTTCGCAATGGCGGCGAGAGCGTACGCCAGGCCGCACGAACGGCGTCGGACGTCATTCCGTCGCGCCCGCGACGGGCACGGCACCAGATCGAAAGGGCACGCGCCTTCCACCTGGACGCCCAACCGGGCGAAGCCCTTCGCGTCCTCGCTGAGGCACACGAGGCGGCGCCGGAAACGATCAGGTACAACGGGTACGCACGTCGCATGATTCTCGAAGAGCTGGATTCTCGGCAACGGGAGCGGCGAGAGCAAGCGAACACACTGGCTGACAAGATCGGCATTCTCGCTTAG
- a CDS encoding helix-turn-helix domain-containing protein gives MYTVPELAEHGGADAYLRNCASRNILDLLSSKWVCLVIGALPDEPMRFGALRRRLDGITQKMLTRTLRDLERAGLVDRRVFPTTPPQVEYSLTPLGRDLVVLMEAFRAWAEDHMEEITEARERYDARAAEPAQALSPQ, from the coding sequence GTGTATACCGTCCCTGAACTGGCAGAACATGGTGGGGCCGACGCCTATCTCCGCAACTGCGCGTCCCGCAACATCCTCGACCTGCTGTCCAGCAAGTGGGTCTGCCTCGTCATCGGCGCGCTTCCGGACGAACCGATGCGCTTCGGGGCGCTGCGCCGCCGCCTCGACGGCATCACGCAGAAGATGCTCACCCGGACCCTGCGCGATCTGGAGCGCGCCGGCCTGGTGGACCGCCGGGTGTTTCCCACCACACCGCCACAGGTGGAGTACTCACTGACACCTCTCGGGCGGGACCTGGTCGTGCTCATGGAAGCCTTCCGCGCGTGGGCCGAGGACCACATGGAGGAGATCACCGAGGCACGTGAACGCTACGACGCGCGCGCGGCCGAGCCCGCGCAGGCGCTGAGCCCGCAGTAG
- the aroH gene encoding chorismate mutase, translating to MAVRAIRGAVQVDADEREQVLEATAELVSEVMRRNELVTDDVISVLFTATPDLTSEFPALAARKLGFADVPLMCASEIDVPHALPRVVRLMAHVETDRPRSEVQHVYLRGAQALRLDIAQ from the coding sequence GTGGCGGTACGGGCCATCCGCGGTGCGGTGCAGGTCGACGCGGACGAACGCGAGCAGGTGTTGGAGGCCACGGCCGAACTGGTCTCCGAGGTGATGCGCCGCAACGAGCTCGTCACCGACGACGTGATCAGCGTGCTCTTCACGGCCACCCCTGATCTGACCTCCGAGTTCCCGGCACTGGCCGCGCGCAAGCTCGGATTCGCGGACGTGCCCCTCATGTGCGCGAGCGAGATCGACGTCCCGCACGCCCTGCCGCGCGTGGTGCGCCTGATGGCCCACGTGGAGACCGACCGGCCGCGGTCGGAGGTCCAGCACGTCTACCTGCGCGGCGCGCAGGCCCTGCGGTTGGACATCGCGCAGTAG
- the cmk gene encoding (d)CMP kinase, which yields MSVQDGNQGIVIAIDGPSGSGKSSTAKGVARARDLRYLDTGAMYRALTWWMLDHGVDVNDAAAVAALVERPVIEMGTDPSAPTVSVDGRDVAAEIRGKDVTGSVSAVSAVPEARALLVRTQREVIDAARRESAGIVVEGRDITTVVAPEAPVKLFLTASAEARAMRRSKEVRTSDVAATQADLARRDKLDSSRAHSPLTQTADATELDTTGLSLDEVIGLVVKLADEVGEVRQA from the coding sequence GTGAGCGTGCAGGACGGCAACCAGGGCATCGTCATCGCGATCGACGGTCCCTCCGGGTCGGGCAAGTCGAGCACGGCCAAGGGCGTCGCCCGGGCGCGGGACCTGCGCTACCTGGACACCGGGGCGATGTACCGGGCCCTGACCTGGTGGATGCTCGACCACGGGGTGGACGTCAACGACGCCGCCGCGGTGGCCGCGCTCGTCGAGCGGCCCGTCATCGAGATGGGCACCGACCCCTCCGCGCCCACCGTGAGCGTCGACGGCCGCGACGTGGCCGCCGAGATCCGCGGCAAGGACGTCACCGGCAGTGTCAGCGCCGTCTCGGCCGTGCCGGAGGCGCGTGCGCTGCTGGTGCGCACCCAGCGCGAGGTCATCGACGCGGCCCGGCGCGAGAGCGCGGGCATCGTGGTCGAGGGCCGTGACATCACGACCGTGGTCGCGCCGGAGGCGCCGGTCAAGCTGTTCCTGACCGCGAGCGCGGAGGCCCGTGCGATGCGGCGCAGCAAGGAGGTCCGCACCAGCGACGTCGCCGCCACGCAGGCCGATTTGGCGCGGCGTGACAAGCTGGACTCCAGCCGGGCGCACTCGCCGCTGACCCAGACCGCCGACGCCACCGAGCTCGACACGACCGGGCTGAGCCTGGACGAGGTCATCGGTCTGGTCGTGAAGCTGGCGGACGAGGTCGGCGAGGTCCGTCAGGCCTAG
- a CDS encoding tyrosine-type recombinase/integrase yields the protein MFCTSYGTPLDRHNVLRDLRKIIRKAGLNENEGTVRELRHTFVSLLSDHGVSIEEISLLVGHDGTDTTERVYRHQLRPVRRSAAKAMDEILHDVG from the coding sequence GTGTTCTGCACGAGCTACGGGACCCCGCTGGACCGCCACAATGTCCTGCGGGACCTGCGCAAGATCATCAGAAAGGCAGGACTCAACGAGAACGAAGGGACCGTGCGCGAGCTGCGCCACACGTTCGTGTCCCTGCTGTCGGACCACGGCGTGAGCATCGAAGAGATCTCGCTGCTCGTGGGGCATGACGGCACCGACACGACAGAGCGCGTCTACCGGCATCAATTGCGACCGGTACGCCGGTCGGCAGCGAAGGCCATGGACGAGATCCTGCACGACGTGGGCTGA
- the der gene encoding ribosome biogenesis GTPase Der, whose protein sequence is MSDFDMSDVGFDEEQDGVAPALPVVAVVGRPNVGKSSLVNRIIGRREAVVEDVPGVTRDRVAYDAEWQNAKFTLVDTGGWETSVTGLASMVARQAEYAAQTADVVLFVVDATVGITDADAAVTRVLRSTKRPVVLAANKVDGQMQESDALDLWNLGMGQPFAISALHGRGTGDMLDAVVSAFPETPEGSTDDEAEDGPSRIALVGRPNVGKSSLLNRLAGEDRVVVDSVAGTTRDAVDELIELGGKTWKFIDTAGIRRRFRALQGADYYATMRTGSALERAEVAVVLMDVSEPLAEQDIRVVEQVVEAGRGLVLAFNKWDILDEERRIYLEKEIDRQLARVAWAPRVNISAQTGRHMEKLVPAIETSLAGWEQRIPTGQLNNWLKELVAATPPPVRGGKQPKILFATQAGARPPHFILFTTGFLEENYRRFIERRLREDFGFEGSPLHISMRIREKKGATPGRASKGSVRPDRKPRGRR, encoded by the coding sequence ATGAGTGACTTCGACATGTCCGACGTGGGCTTCGACGAGGAGCAGGACGGCGTCGCGCCGGCCCTGCCCGTCGTGGCCGTGGTCGGGCGGCCCAACGTGGGCAAGTCCAGTCTCGTCAACCGCATCATCGGCCGCCGTGAGGCCGTGGTGGAGGACGTGCCGGGCGTGACCCGGGACCGCGTCGCCTACGACGCCGAGTGGCAGAACGCGAAGTTCACTCTCGTGGACACCGGCGGCTGGGAGACCAGTGTGACCGGTCTCGCCTCGATGGTCGCCCGCCAGGCCGAGTACGCCGCGCAGACCGCCGACGTGGTCCTGTTCGTGGTCGACGCGACCGTGGGCATCACCGACGCCGACGCGGCCGTGACCCGCGTCCTGCGGTCGACCAAGCGCCCGGTCGTGCTCGCCGCCAACAAGGTCGACGGCCAGATGCAGGAGTCGGACGCCCTCGACCTGTGGAACCTCGGTATGGGGCAGCCCTTCGCCATCAGCGCCCTGCACGGGCGCGGCACGGGCGACATGCTCGACGCCGTCGTCTCCGCCTTCCCCGAGACCCCCGAGGGTTCGACCGACGACGAGGCCGAGGACGGCCCGTCCCGGATCGCCCTGGTGGGGCGGCCCAACGTGGGCAAGTCCAGCCTGCTCAACCGGCTGGCCGGCGAGGACCGTGTCGTCGTGGACTCGGTGGCCGGGACCACGCGTGACGCCGTCGACGAGCTGATCGAGCTCGGTGGCAAGACCTGGAAGTTCATCGACACCGCCGGCATCCGCCGACGGTTCCGCGCCCTGCAGGGCGCGGACTACTACGCGACCATGCGTACCGGTTCCGCGCTGGAGCGGGCCGAGGTGGCCGTGGTCCTGATGGACGTCAGCGAGCCGCTGGCGGAGCAGGACATCCGGGTCGTGGAGCAGGTCGTGGAGGCCGGGCGCGGCCTGGTCCTGGCGTTCAACAAGTGGGACATCCTCGACGAGGAGCGCCGGATCTACCTGGAGAAGGAGATCGACCGCCAGTTGGCGCGGGTCGCCTGGGCTCCGCGGGTGAACATCTCCGCGCAGACCGGCCGCCACATGGAGAAGCTGGTCCCGGCGATCGAGACGAGCCTGGCCGGGTGGGAGCAGCGCATCCCGACGGGTCAGCTCAACAACTGGCTCAAGGAGCTGGTGGCGGCCACTCCGCCGCCGGTGCGCGGCGGCAAGCAGCCCAAGATCCTGTTCGCGACGCAGGCGGGTGCGCGTCCGCCGCACTTCATCCTGTTCACGACGGGGTTCCTCGAGGAGAACTACCGCCGCTTCATCGAGCGCCGTCTGCGTGAGGACTTCGGGTTCGAGGGGTCGCCGCTGCACATCAGCATGCGCATCCGTGAGAAGAAGGGCGCGACCCCGGGGCGCGCCTCGAAGGGAAGCGTGCGTCCGGACCGCAAGCCGCGCGGCCGCCGCTGA
- a CDS encoding prephenate dehydrogenase: MGNSKGADEVADHRPSVSRVAVVGTGLIGTSIALALRARGVDVLLSDPDAASVRLASDLGAGRALDESAQARPVDIAVIAAPPAVIPAVLRGAQDRGLAHVYTDVASVKASVLAEAERLGCDMATFVPGHPMGGREKHGPGAARADLFLGRSWALCPTGKAGPETVAAVAELARMCGADPLVLEAEAHDRAVALVSHAPHVASSAVAARLLSGDDTALTLAGQGVRDVTRVAGGDPAMWTEILTHNAVPVADVLHGMAADLAATADALRALAGSGGGGGDDALEPVRDLLARGRSGQERLPGKHGGVKLPDYTVLPVVIPDEPGVLGRMFAVAADAGVNIEDVRIEHTPGLPLGVAQLYVLPAAVDPLARALADDGWSVHTGA; encoded by the coding sequence GTGGGTAACAGCAAGGGCGCCGACGAGGTCGCGGACCACCGGCCCTCCGTGAGCCGGGTCGCGGTGGTCGGGACCGGGCTCATCGGTACGTCGATCGCGCTCGCGCTGCGCGCCCGGGGGGTCGACGTGCTGTTGTCGGACCCGGACGCGGCGTCGGTGCGCCTGGCCAGCGACCTCGGGGCCGGCCGGGCCCTGGACGAGTCGGCGCAGGCCCGCCCCGTCGACATCGCGGTCATCGCCGCGCCGCCCGCGGTGATCCCCGCGGTCCTGCGCGGTGCCCAGGACCGCGGTCTCGCGCACGTGTACACCGACGTGGCCAGTGTGAAGGCGAGCGTGCTCGCCGAGGCCGAGCGGCTCGGCTGCGACATGGCCACGTTCGTGCCCGGCCACCCCATGGGCGGCCGGGAGAAGCACGGGCCGGGAGCGGCCCGGGCGGACCTGTTCCTCGGGCGTTCGTGGGCCCTGTGCCCGACCGGCAAGGCGGGCCCCGAGACCGTCGCCGCCGTCGCCGAGCTGGCGAGGATGTGCGGCGCGGACCCGCTCGTGCTGGAGGCGGAGGCGCACGACCGCGCGGTCGCACTGGTCTCGCACGCTCCGCACGTGGCCTCCTCCGCGGTGGCCGCCCGGCTGCTGTCGGGCGACGACACCGCGCTCACCCTCGCCGGGCAGGGCGTGCGCGACGTGACGCGCGTCGCCGGCGGGGATCCGGCCATGTGGACCGAGATCCTCACGCACAACGCCGTCCCGGTGGCCGACGTCCTGCACGGGATGGCCGCCGACCTGGCCGCGACGGCCGACGCGCTGCGGGCCCTGGCGGGGTCCGGCGGCGGGGGCGGGGACGACGCCCTGGAGCCGGTACGCGACCTCCTCGCCCGGGGCCGCTCCGGTCAGGAGCGCCTGCCCGGCAAGCACGGCGGGGTCAAGCTGCCCGACTACACCGTGCTCCCGGTCGTCATCCCCGACGAGCCCGGTGTGCTGGGGCGCATGTTCGCCGTGGCGGCCGACGCCGGGGTCAACATCGAGGACGTCCGTATCGAGCACACCCCGGGCCTGCCGTTGGGCGTGGCCCAGTTGTACGTGCTGCCCGCCGCAGTGGACCCGCTCGCCCGAGCGCTGGCCGACGACGGCTGGTCGGTGCACACCGGGGCCTGA
- the xerC gene encoding tyrosine recombinase XerC — protein sequence MPRTPRKPTRASLTDRPDVSVYFDRTKKLWRAEIRLRQDPHTGRCQVKKVSSKNKNTLYDKLSTVLEDLDQGVDSPARYTVADCVAEFLRDQITDLDPNTQDNYTRLANTHITPYLGRYLLAELRVADVLAWLRGRKRHLSSRTLRLMLNLLERAIRYAQVQEMVARNVAELARLDQRGRLKGDKPGRPSKSMTLEQAVSVLRAAEGTRWYAYLVLSIVIGARTEEIRALTWDQIDTSGDVPTIHVWTSVRGDGDTKTRRSRRSLELPGIAVKAINAHRAMQARERLTAAELWQDNDLVFCTSYGTPLDRHNVLRDLRKIIRKAGLNENEGTVRELRHTFVSLLSDHGVSIEEISLLVGHDGTDTTERVYRHQLRPVRRSAAKAMDEILHDVG from the coding sequence GTGCCCAGGACGCCACGCAAGCCCACCAGGGCATCCCTGACCGACCGGCCCGACGTCTCGGTCTACTTCGACCGGACCAAGAAGCTCTGGCGCGCGGAGATCCGCCTCCGGCAGGACCCGCACACCGGCCGCTGCCAGGTCAAGAAGGTCAGCAGCAAGAACAAGAACACCCTCTACGACAAGCTGTCCACGGTCCTCGAAGACCTGGACCAGGGGGTCGACTCCCCCGCCCGCTACACCGTCGCCGACTGCGTCGCGGAGTTCCTGCGGGACCAGATCACGGACCTGGACCCCAACACCCAGGACAACTACACACGGCTCGCCAACACCCACATCACCCCCTACCTCGGCCGGTACCTGCTGGCAGAGCTGCGGGTGGCCGATGTGCTGGCGTGGCTGCGGGGACGCAAGCGGCATCTGTCGTCGCGGACGCTGCGCTTGATGCTCAACCTGTTGGAGCGCGCCATCCGCTACGCACAGGTACAGGAGATGGTCGCCCGCAACGTCGCGGAACTGGCCAGACTCGACCAGCGGGGCAGGCTCAAGGGCGACAAGCCCGGACGGCCCTCCAAGTCCATGACGCTGGAACAGGCGGTCTCCGTGCTCCGTGCGGCCGAGGGCACACGGTGGTACGCCTACCTGGTGCTCTCCATCGTCATCGGCGCGCGAACCGAGGAGATCCGGGCGCTGACGTGGGACCAGATCGACACCAGCGGTGACGTACCCACGATCCACGTGTGGACGTCGGTACGCGGCGACGGGGACACCAAGACCAGGCGGTCACGGCGCTCCCTGGAACTGCCCGGCATCGCCGTCAAAGCGATCAACGCCCATCGGGCGATGCAGGCCCGCGAACGTCTCACGGCGGCCGAACTCTGGCAGGACAACGATCTGGTGTTCTGCACGAGCTACGGGACCCCGCTGGACCGCCACAATGTCCTGCGGGACCTGCGCAAGATCATCAGAAAGGCAGGACTCAACGAGAACGAAGGGACCGTGCGCGAGCTGCGCCACACGTTCGTGTCCCTGCTGTCGGACCACGGCGTGAGCATCGAAGAGATCTCGCTGCTCGTGGGGCATGACGGCACCGACACGACAGAGCGCGTCTACCGGCATCAATTGCGACCGGTACGCCGGTCGGCAGCGAAGGCCATGGACGAGATCCTGCACGACGTGGGCTGA
- a CDS encoding helix-turn-helix domain-containing protein: MGDKVAYSIEEAAQALSLGRTTVKRLIATGQLPSVRVGRRRLIPRSALEGYVNQLIEDQAPA; encoded by the coding sequence GTGGGTGACAAGGTCGCGTACTCGATCGAAGAAGCAGCACAGGCCCTGAGTCTGGGACGGACCACGGTCAAGAGGCTCATCGCCACCGGGCAACTCCCCTCGGTCCGTGTCGGGCGTCGGCGGCTCATTCCTCGTTCGGCTCTGGAGGGCTACGTCAACCAGCTCATAGAGGACCAGGCACCGGCTTAG
- a CDS encoding SHOCT domain-containing protein, translating to MMYWNQTSWIWMAVMPLVWIVVIGLVVWLVARFAVNTDTRREGPQRTSASRETPEEILDRRFASGEIDLDTYTEARDRLSSYRERP from the coding sequence ATGATGTACTGGAACCAGACGAGCTGGATCTGGATGGCCGTCATGCCGCTGGTGTGGATCGTGGTGATCGGCCTGGTCGTGTGGCTGGTCGCACGGTTCGCGGTGAACACGGACACCCGACGTGAGGGGCCCCAGCGGACGAGCGCGTCCCGTGAGACACCGGAGGAGATCCTGGACCGCAGGTTCGCCTCCGGGGAGATCGACCTGGACACCTACACCGAGGCCCGCGACCGGCTCTCCTCCTACCGGGAACGACCATGA
- a CDS encoding DUF523 domain-containing protein, with product MHKVLVSACLMGRRVRYDGRAKTVEDGALDRWRAEGRLVVHCPEIAGGLPVPRPPAEIEPGADADMVLDGRARILTPEGADVSDHFVSGARSALATAQTHGVAVAILKESSPSCGSHEVYDGTFGGRKVPGAGVTARLLTERGVAVFNENQIAEAVAHLERLDGAGRA from the coding sequence ATGCACAAGGTGCTCGTGAGCGCTTGCCTGATGGGCCGACGGGTCCGCTACGACGGGCGGGCCAAGACGGTCGAGGACGGCGCTCTCGACCGCTGGAGGGCCGAGGGGCGGCTCGTCGTGCACTGCCCGGAGATCGCGGGCGGTCTGCCGGTGCCGCGGCCCCCGGCCGAGATCGAACCCGGTGCCGACGCCGACATGGTCCTCGACGGCCGGGCCCGCATCCTCACCCCCGAAGGGGCCGACGTGAGCGACCACTTCGTCTCGGGAGCCCGTTCCGCACTGGCGACCGCCCAGACCCACGGAGTGGCCGTGGCGATCCTGAAGGAGTCCAGCCCCTCGTGCGGATCCCACGAGGTCTACGACGGCACGTTCGGGGGCCGCAAGGTGCCCGGTGCCGGAGTCACGGCGCGCCTGCTCACCGAGCGGGGCGTCGCGGTGTTCAACGAGAACCAGATCGCGGAGGCCGTCGCCCACCTGGAGCGCCTGGACGGCGCCGGGCGCGCCTGA
- a CDS encoding MFS transporter yields the protein MSDHQSHRTPTLVTDHRTTRRAVTAAAIGNATEWYDFGVYSYLAVTIGLVFYPSQSQGVQLIATFTTFAAAFLVRPLGGLFFGPLGDRVGRQRILAVTMLLMAVGTFSIGLIPSAATIGIAAPLLLLAARMVQGFSTGGEYGGATTFIAEYAPDRRRGFLASWLEFGTVSGYVGGASVVTLMTLLLGSDTMTDWGWRVPFLLALPLGAVGLYLRLKLEETPVFSQETEGFAKDAEGHRRTGQFRETIIGQWPALLLCVGLVMAFNVNNYMVTAYLPTYLNAELGYSSALGLVMTLTAMVFMLVAVTFFGRLSDRVGRRPVLLSGCLASIALSLPAFWLLQRGSLVAVALGVLVLALTLVHFSGSAPASLPALFPTRVRYGALAIGFNVSVALFGGTTPLIAESLVRSTGNLYSPAWLVMAAGAVGLVVVWRMKESAGEPLPGAPHIPVPDRDPALAARLPYPRRDGDGMPSPRPSNVRRLPADG from the coding sequence GTGAGCGACCACCAGAGCCATCGGACACCGACCCTGGTGACCGATCACCGGACCACGCGCAGGGCGGTCACGGCGGCCGCCATCGGCAACGCCACCGAATGGTACGACTTCGGCGTCTACAGCTACCTCGCCGTCACCATCGGCCTGGTCTTCTACCCGTCCCAGTCCCAGGGCGTGCAGCTCATCGCGACCTTCACCACCTTCGCCGCGGCCTTCCTCGTGCGCCCCCTCGGCGGCCTGTTCTTCGGTCCGCTCGGCGACCGCGTCGGCCGTCAGCGGATCCTGGCCGTCACCATGCTCCTGATGGCGGTCGGCACCTTCTCCATCGGCCTCATCCCGTCGGCCGCCACCATCGGCATCGCCGCGCCCCTCCTCCTGCTCGCCGCCCGCATGGTCCAGGGCTTCTCCACGGGCGGCGAGTACGGCGGCGCCACGACCTTCATCGCCGAGTACGCGCCCGACCGCCGCCGCGGCTTCCTCGCGTCCTGGCTGGAGTTCGGCACGGTCAGCGGTTACGTCGGCGGAGCCTCGGTCGTCACCCTCATGACCCTGCTGCTGGGATCGGACACCATGACGGACTGGGGCTGGCGGGTGCCCTTCCTGCTCGCCCTGCCGCTGGGCGCGGTCGGCCTGTACCTGCGTCTGAAGCTGGAGGAGACACCGGTCTTCTCGCAGGAGACGGAGGGCTTCGCCAAGGACGCCGAGGGGCACCGCCGCACGGGTCAGTTCAGGGAGACGATCATCGGCCAGTGGCCCGCACTGCTGCTGTGCGTCGGTCTGGTCATGGCCTTCAATGTCAACAACTACATGGTGACGGCCTACCTGCCCACCTACCTCAACGCCGAACTCGGCTACAGCTCCGCCCTGGGACTGGTCATGACACTGACCGCCATGGTGTTCATGCTCGTCGCGGTGACGTTCTTCGGGCGTCTGAGCGACCGCGTGGGACGCAGACCCGTCCTGCTGTCGGGGTGCCTGGCCTCCATCGCGCTGTCACTGCCGGCCTTCTGGCTCCTCCAGCGCGGCAGCCTGGTCGCGGTCGCCCTCGGTGTGCTCGTCCTGGCCCTGACACTGGTGCACTTCTCCGGCAGCGCCCCGGCCTCCCTGCCCGCGCTCTTCCCCACCAGGGTGCGCTACGGCGCCCTGGCCATCGGGTTCAATGTCTCCGTCGCGCTGTTCGGCGGTACGACACCGCTGATCGCCGAGTCGCTCGTCCGGTCGACCGGCAACCTGTACTCTCCGGCGTGGCTGGTCATGGCCGCGGGCGCGGTGGGCCTCGTGGTGGTGTGGCGGATGAAGGAGAGCGCGGGAGAGCCGCTCCCGGGCGCCCCGCACATCCCCGTCCCCGACCGCGACCCGGCACTGGCCGCCCGGCTGCCCTACCCGCGCAGGGACGGGGACGGGATGCCCTCCCCGCGGCCCAGCAACGTCCGCCGCCTGCCCGCGGACGGCTGA